In one Lycium barbarum isolate Lr01 chromosome 7, ASM1917538v2, whole genome shotgun sequence genomic region, the following are encoded:
- the LOC132603860 gene encoding protein STAY-GREEN homolog, chloroplastic-like: MSTLTTSLLPLKLTTGKESSAFVYRSRRRQSKKSQSIVPVARLFGPSIFEASKLKVLFLGVDEKKHPGKLPRRYTLTHSDITCDLTLAVSQTINNSQLEGWYNRLQRDEVVAEWKKVKGKMSLHVHCHISGGHFLLDFVARLRYYIFCKELPVVLKAFVHGDGNLLKNYPELQDALVWVYFHSNISEFNKVDCWGPLKEASSLSSTTTTTTTTTSSSELGEIQMANTTTTSNYSLDLPQPCKGSCTCCFPSMSLISWSSSSSNLSRPKLEQ; encoded by the exons ATGAGCACTTTGACAACTTCTTTGCTTCCATTGAAGCTCACCACTGGAAAAGAAAGCTCTGCATTTGTGTACAGAAGTAGAAGACGACAGTCCAAAAAGAGTCAATCCATTGTTCCT GTGGCAAGGTTATTTGGACCATCTATTTTTGAAGCATCAAAGTTGAAGGTTCTATTCTTAGGTGTTGATGAGAAAAAGCATCCAGGAAAGCTTCCAAGAAGATACACACTTACACATAGTGATATTACCTGCGATCTCACTCTTGCCGTTTCTCAGACCATCAATAACTCTCAG TTAGAAGGATGGTATAATAGATTGCAAAGGGATGAAGTGGTTGCAGAATGGAAGAAAGTTAAAGGCAAGATGTCCCTTCATGTTCATTGTCACATTAGTGGAGGCCATTTCTTGTTAGACTTTGTTGCTAGGCTCAGATACTATATTTTCTGCAAGGAACTTCCTGTG GTATTGAAGGCATTTGTTCATGGAGATGGGAATTTGCTTAAGAATTACCCAGAGTTGCAAGATGCTTTAGTTTGGGTTTATTTCCACTCAAATATTTCAGAATTTAACAAAGTGGATTGCTGGGGTCCACTCAAAGAAGCATCCTCACTCTCTTCTACTACTACTACCACCACCACTACTACTTCATCTAGTGAATTAGGTGAAATCCAAATGGCTAATACAACAACTACAAGTAATTACAGCTTGGATTTACCACAGCCATGTAAAGGTTCTTGCACATGTTGCTTCCCCTCAATGAGCTTGATATCCTGGTCATCTTCATCTTCTAATCTCTCTAGGCCTAAATTAGAGCAATAA